The stretch of DNA ACCCTGATCGACGCCCTGAAGAACCTGTCGCTCATCGGCGCGCTATTCATGATCGCAGGCTACGGCCGCGGGCCGCGGCCGAATGAACCGGCTTACGGGGACATGTAGTCCAGACGCAGGCGACGGCCACCGTCTGGGCCGCGCATTCATTTACCGCTTTACGGGACGTCTGAAGAATTCAGAAATTCCGGATCGTAATGCGTGAACCGTCGGGTGTCGCGGCCACGTTCTGCACCGGCGCGACCTGCTCGATCTGCGCGGTGCGTGCCGCTACTCTCCGCGCCTGCAGCCATTGCGGGAACCACATCGCGATGGCGGGGAAGATCAGCACCAGCGCCACGCAGACGCATTGGATCACCATGAAGTCGGCCATGCCGCGGTAGATCAGCCGCAGATTCCATTCTTTGACGACCTGCTTGAGATAATAGGCCGACATCGCGACAGGCGGGGACAGGAACGCCGTCTGCAGCACGACCGCGACGATGCAGCCGAACCAGACCATGTCGTAATCGAGGCCCTTGGCCACCGGCGCCAGCATCGGCAGGAAGATGAAGACGATGGCCGGCCATTCGAATGGCCAGCCGAGCAGGAATATCAGGGTCAGGAGCAGGGACATCGTGCCCCAGGGCGGTAGCGGCGAAGCCAGCAAGGCCTTGGTCATCCAGGTCGCCGTGCCGAGCCATGCGAAGACGGCGCCGAACACGTTGGACGCGACCGCGAGCAACAGCACCATGCTGGTCGTCGCCAGCGTGGCGTAGCAGGCGTCCAGCAGGCCGCGCCATGTGAACTTGCCATACGCCATGACGAGGATGATCGCCCCCAAAGCGCCGAACGCCGCGGCTTCCGCGGCCGTCGTGATTCCGGCGAGGATGGCGCCGAGCGTCACGATCGTCAGCACGGTCACCGGCACCAGACCGACCAGGCATTCCCACAGCACGATCCGCATCGAATCCGGCCGCTCCTCGACCGGCACCGGCGGGCCAAGCTTAGGATTGAAGTGGCAGCGGATCAGGGTGTAGGCGATAAACATCGCGGACAGCAGGAAACCCGGGCCGAAGGCTGCCGCATAGAGATCGATGATCGAGATATCGAGCACCGGCGCCATCACGACCAGCATCACGGACGGCGGGATCAGGATGCCGAGCGTGCCACCGGCGGCGATGGCGCCGGCCGACATCCGCACATCATAACCCGAGCGGATCATCATCGGCCCGGCCATGATGCCGAGCAGCGCGACGGTTGCGCCGACGGTTCCGGCGGCGATCCCGAACAGCGTCGCCGTGAGAATGACGACCACGTAGAGTGCGCCCTTGAGCGGCGCAAACAGATCGCGGAACGCCTTGAACAGCCGTTCCATGAGTCCGGCCTGATCGCAGATGAAGCCCATCAGAACGAACATCGGTACCGCGACGAGTTCGTCCTGCTTCATGAGGCCGATGGTCTGCAGGTAGGCGAGGTTGAAGACGCGCTCGCCCATGCCGGCATAGCCGAACATCAGCGCCAGGAAGAGCAGCGTGAAGCTGATCGGCAGGCCGATGAAGATCGCTCCCAGCATCACCAGGAGCATGGCAAGTCCGAGAAGCTCGAGTCCGGTCATATCTCGATCTTTTCCTTGTGTGCGAACTCACGCCCGAACCGGACCTGGTACCAGCACTTCAGCACCTCGGACACGCCCTGGATCATGAGCAGAATGGCTGCCAGAGGGATCGTGGCCCGAAACGGCCACATGATCGCGCGCCACACGCTTTCCTGCGATCGTTCGCCGGTCTCGTAGGAATGCCAGGCGTCATCCCAGCTGATCAGCATGAAAATGATCATGGCGGGATAGAAAAGGAACAGGTAGGAGACCAGGTCGACGATGCCCTTTGTCCGCTCCGAGTAATTCTCCCAATAGATGTCGGTGCGAACGTGCGCGCCCTTCAAGAGCGCGTAGCCGGCTCCCAGCATGAAGGCCGCGCCGTTGACCATGAAGCTCGATTCATAGACCCAAATGGTCGGCGCGCCGAACCCGTAGCGCATGACGACCTCGTAGGAGATGGTCACGACCAGGAACAACATCGACATGGCGATCAGCTTGCCGGTCACGTCCGTAAAGCGGTCGATCACGCGAATGATGGCGTAGAACGCGCGCGGGAATTCACCGCCCGGATGGCCCGGGACCGAAGCACTTGTAGCACCCGACGACATGATCGCTTCTCCTCAGACAGTGCTGGCGTCCGCACTGCCGGACGCCAGCAGCTCCGCTTCAGTCGAGAGAGATCACTTCTTGGTCAGGTAGATCTTGTTCTTCCAGTAATACTCGCCGGCAAAATTGTACGGCGGGAACCAGGACAGCTTGAAGGGCACGATCTGCTCAGCGTAGGCCTTCTGGCTGTCGATGACCTTCCGGTAGAAGGGGTTCTTTGCCGCGTGCTCGGCCTGGATCTTCTCCCACTCGTCGAGGAAGTTCTTCAGGATCTCGTCGGGTGTACGATGCATCTGCACGCCCGCCTTGATCAGGTCCTGGCAAGCCTGCGCCGTCTCGCGATTGAAGGCGAAGTTGCGCTGCGTCGTTGCATAGACGCTTGCCACCTTGATGATTTCCTGCAAGTCGGGCGTGAGCTTCTTCCAGACGTCGCCATTGATCATCAGCTGGCCGCCGGTGACAGGTTCATGCATGCCCGGCGTGTAGTAATGCTTGGCGACCTGGTGAAGACCGAGCTTCTTGTCTTCCTCGCAGTTGATCCACTCGGCGCCCTCGATCACGCCGCGCTCCATCGCCGGCACGATCTCGCCGCCGGGAATGGTGACGACCGACACGCCGAGCCGGCCGTAGGTTTCCGCACCGATGCCGTAGATCCGGTACTTCATGCCCTTGAGGTCGGCGAGGCTGTTGATCTCTTTCTTGAACCAGCCCAACCCTTGCGGATAGTCGGTCGGGATCGGGAAGCCGACGACGTTGAGCCTGAGGACATCGCGGTAGAATTCGTCGAGCAGCTTCATGCCGCCGCCGTCATAGTACCAGGCCCAATAATCCGAACCGTCCATGCCGAACAACGGGCCGTGAGACATCGGTATCGTCGCGGTATTGCGGCCGAGGATGTAGCCGAACGGTCCCATGCCGACATCGAGAACGTTCTTGGATGTGGCGTCGAACACCTCGAACGGCGGCACGATCGCTCCCGCCGGAAGCGTCTCGATCTTGAGGCGTCCGGCCGTCATCTTTTCGACGGTCTCCGCCCACAGCTTGAAGATGAGATGGAAGTTCGAGGAGGCGGGGTGGGTCGACTGACCCTTCAGCAGTAGCGGCTTTTCAGTGGTTTGAGCGTGAGCCGGCGCAGCAAAGACGGTGACCATTCCAAGAGTCACCGCTGCAACCATAGTTGAAGCGTACCTCAACATGTTGTGGTCCTCCCGATGATGATATGTGTCTTTTTTTCTTTTCAGGGTGGAACCGCGCCCGCGTACTGTCAAGCGACCTGTGGCCGCAGGTGGCTTACGGCTGGCCGATTGCACGAAAGGATGACGCCCTACGCGCCGCGCCGCCACGGCGTGACGCTGACTTCTTGGGCCGGATCGAGCATCTGCGGTTCGCCGGCGCTTAAGCCATGCGCGGCGAGAATTTCCTGCGGCGAGCGCGTGGGCACTCCGGGGAAGCAGGGCTCGCCGCCGGGCAGGCGGACATGCGACGCTACCGACAGCCAGAACTCGTCGTAGCGGTCCATGAACATGCCGAACACGCCGGGGCCGCCGATCACGGCGACGGTGCCGGCGTCAACGCCTGCATGATTGCAGGCGGCTTCAAACGAAGCGCCTGCGGGATTCCACAGGGTTGATTTCGGATTGGACGGATCGGGTGCGATCGCCGCAACTTTGCGCGTCAAAATGACCCGCCTGCGCCGCGGCGAGTTCGGCTGGTCTTCGTAGGAATTGCGGCCGTGCAGGATCAGGTCGGCGCGGTCGAGGGCGGCGGCGAAGAACGCCTTGTCGCCCTCGAACTTCAATTCGTCAGGCATGACGTTACGCGCATCCGCCAACATGCCGTCGGCGGAGACGATGACGTAGCCTTCGATACGCAGCGCCGGCACGGGTGCGTGTCGCGCCGCGTTATTCCGAGATCGTCTGCACCACGCTGGAAACCGGGCGCGAACTCACGGTCGGCAGCTTCAGATCCTTGACGATGTCTTCGTCATACTGGGCGATGGTCTGCACCGGCGCCTTGGCGCGCATCGCCACCACCTTGTAGCCGCCGGCCTTCAGCTTCTTCAGAAGCTCGGGCAGGGCTTCGGCGGTATGCTTCTGGAAGTCATGCATCAGGATGATGCCCTTGCCGTTCTTGTCGACCTTGCGCATCACGTTGTCGATGATGGTCTGCGCCTTGCTCGCCTTGAAGTCGAAGGAATCGAGGTCGCAGGAGAAGATCGCGATGTTGCGGCTGCCGAGATAGGTCACCATCTCCGGCGGGTGCTGCAGCGCCGGGAAACGGAAGAACGGCGCCGGCGCCTTGCCGCCCAGCGCCCATTTCACGGCGCTGAATCCCTTTTCGATTTCGTCCTTGCGCTGCTGCTCGTTCAGCTTCTTGTTGACGAGCGCCGCATGCGACCAGGTGTGCGATCCGATGGAGTGGCCAGCCGCCATCACCTGCTTGAGGATTTCGGGATAGTAGGTGGCGTGCTTGCCGATCGGGAAGAAGATGCCGGTGGTGCATTCTTCCGCCAGCGTCTTCAAGACCGAAGGCGTGTTCACCGGCCACGGGCCGTCGTCGAAGGTCAGCACCACCTCCTTGTCGCGCAAGAAGTCGAGCTCCTTGAAATGTTCGAAGCCGAAACCGGGACCGCCGGTGGTGTCGATCTCGACGGTGCGGCCGATGCCGAGCGCGTTGGGATTGTTGCAAGGCGGGCGGGTGGGCGCGGGCGCTGCCGCCGGAGCGGGGGCCGGCGCCGCCTGCGGAGGTGTGGGAGC from Bradyrhizobium sp. AZCC 1693 encodes:
- a CDS encoding TRAP transporter large permease translates to MTGLELLGLAMLLVMLGAIFIGLPISFTLLFLALMFGYAGMGERVFNLAYLQTIGLMKQDELVAVPMFVLMGFICDQAGLMERLFKAFRDLFAPLKGALYVVVILTATLFGIAAGTVGATVALLGIMAGPMMIRSGYDVRMSAGAIAAGGTLGILIPPSVMLVVMAPVLDISIIDLYAAAFGPGFLLSAMFIAYTLIRCHFNPKLGPPVPVEERPDSMRIVLWECLVGLVPVTVLTIVTLGAILAGITTAAEAAAFGALGAIILVMAYGKFTWRGLLDACYATLATTSMVLLLAVASNVFGAVFAWLGTATWMTKALLASPLPPWGTMSLLLTLIFLLGWPFEWPAIVFIFLPMLAPVAKGLDYDMVWFGCIVAVVLQTAFLSPPVAMSAYYLKQVVKEWNLRLIYRGMADFMVIQCVCVALVLIFPAIAMWFPQWLQARRVAARTAQIEQVAPVQNVAATPDGSRITIRNF
- a CDS encoding TRAP transporter small permease subunit, whose translation is MSSGATSASVPGHPGGEFPRAFYAIIRVIDRFTDVTGKLIAMSMLFLVVTISYEVVMRYGFGAPTIWVYESSFMVNGAAFMLGAGYALLKGAHVRTDIYWENYSERTKGIVDLVSYLFLFYPAMIIFMLISWDDAWHSYETGERSQESVWRAIMWPFRATIPLAAILLMIQGVSEVLKCWYQVRFGREFAHKEKIEI
- a CDS encoding TRAP transporter substrate-binding protein, with translation MVTVFAAPAHAQTTEKPLLLKGQSTHPASSNFHLIFKLWAETVEKMTAGRLKIETLPAGAIVPPFEVFDATSKNVLDVGMGPFGYILGRNTATIPMSHGPLFGMDGSDYWAWYYDGGGMKLLDEFYRDVLRLNVVGFPIPTDYPQGLGWFKKEINSLADLKGMKYRIYGIGAETYGRLGVSVVTIPGGEIVPAMERGVIEGAEWINCEEDKKLGLHQVAKHYYTPGMHEPVTGGQLMINGDVWKKLTPDLQEIIKVASVYATTQRNFAFNRETAQACQDLIKAGVQMHRTPDEILKNFLDEWEKIQAEHAAKNPFYRKVIDSQKAYAEQIVPFKLSWFPPYNFAGEYYWKNKIYLTKK
- a CDS encoding dihydrofolate reductase family protein, translated to MPALRIEGYVIVSADGMLADARNVMPDELKFEGDKAFFAAALDRADLILHGRNSYEDQPNSPRRRRVILTRKVAAIAPDPSNPKSTLWNPAGASFEAACNHAGVDAGTVAVIGGPGVFGMFMDRYDEFWLSVASHVRLPGGEPCFPGVPTRSPQEILAAHGLSAGEPQMLDPAQEVSVTPWRRGA
- a CDS encoding polysaccharide deacetylase family protein, with amino-acid sequence MRIAAGLIFAGAVSLLASSAAWSQTPPAKGAPTPPQAAPAPAPAAAPAPTRPPCNNPNALGIGRTVEIDTTGGPGFGFEHFKELDFLRDKEVVLTFDDGPWPVNTPSVLKTLAEECTTGIFFPIGKHATYYPEILKQVMAAGHSIGSHTWSHAALVNKKLNEQQRKDEIEKGFSAVKWALGGKAPAPFFRFPALQHPPEMVTYLGSRNIAIFSCDLDSFDFKASKAQTIIDNVMRKVDKNGKGIILMHDFQKHTAEALPELLKKLKAGGYKVVAMRAKAPVQTIAQYDEDIVKDLKLPTVSSRPVSSVVQTISE